From the Rhinolophus sinicus isolate RSC01 linkage group LG02, ASM3656204v1, whole genome shotgun sequence genome, one window contains:
- the PCDH7 gene encoding protocadherin-7 isoform X10: protein MLRMRTMGWARGWCLGCCLFLPLSLSLAAAKQLLRYRLAEEGPADVRIGNVASDLGIVTGSGEVTFSLESGSEYLKIDNLTGELSTSERRIDREKLPQCQMIFDENECFLDFEVSVIGPSQSWVDLFEGRVIVLDINDNTPTFPSPVLTLTVEENRPVGTLYLLPTATDRDFGRNGIERYELLQEPGGGSSGGEGRRAGPADSAPYPGGGGNGASGGGPGGSKRRLDAPESGGGTNPAGRSSVFELQVADTPDGEKQPQLIVKGALDREQRDSYELTLRVRDGGDPPRSSQAILRVLITDVNDNSPRFEKSVYEADLAENSAPGTPILQLRATDLDVGVNGQIEYVFGAATESVRRLLRLDETSGWLSVLHRIDREEVNQLRFTVMARDRGQPPKTDKATVVLNIKDENDNVPSIEIRKIGRIPLKDGVANVAEDVLVDTPIALVQVSDRDQGENGVVTCTVVGDVPFQLKPASDTEGDQNKKKYFLHTSAPLDYETNREFNVVIVAVDSGSPSLSSNNSLIVKVGDTNDNPPVFGQSVVEVYFPENNIPGERVATVLATDADSGKNAEIAYSLDSSVMGIFAIDPDSGDILVNTVLDREQTDRYEFKVNAKDKGIPVLQGSTTVIVQVADKNDNDPKFMQDVFTFYVKENLQPNSPVGMVTVMDADKGRNADMSLYIEENSNIFSIENDTGTIYSTTSFDREHQTTYTFRVKAVDGGDPPRSATATVSLFVMDENDNAPTITLPRNISYTLLPPSSNVRTVVATVLATDSDDGINADLNYSIVGGNPFKLFEIDSTSGVVSLVGKLTQKHYGLHRLVVQVNDSGQPSQSTTTLVHVFVNESVSNATVIDSQIARSLHTPLTQDIAGDPSYEISKQRLSIVIGVVAGIMTVILIILIVVMARYCRSKNKNGYEAGKKDHEDFFTPQQHDKSKKPKKDKKNKKSKQPLYSSIVTVEASKPNGQRYDSVNEKLSDSPGMGRYRSVNGGPGSPDLARHYKSSSPLPTVQLHPQSPTAGKKHQAVQDLPPANTFVGAGDNISIGSDHCSEYSCQTNNKYSKQVDTVQTTNPSGHIEESCKMNPFRRVTFSVVSQPQDPHQGSLQSCYDSGLEESETPSSKSSSGPRLGALPLPEDNYERTTPDGSVGVAAITTFPFLPFPHGKTHGRRVLLRPLH from the coding sequence ATGCTGAGGATGCGGACCATGGGATGGGCGCGCGGCTGGTGCCTGGGCTGCTGTCTCTTCTTGCCGCTTTCGCTCAGCCTGGCGGCCGCCAAGCAACTCCTCCGGTACCGACTGGCGGAGGAAGGCCCAGCAGACGTCCGCATCGGCAACGTCGCCTCGGACCTGGGCATCGTGACCGGCTCGGGTGAGGTGACTTTCAGCCTGGAGTCAGGCTCGGAGTACCTGAAGATCGACAACCTCACGGGAGAGCTGAGCACGAGTGAGCGGCGCATCGACCGCGAGAAGCTGCCCCAGTGTCAGATGATCTTCGACGAAAACGAGTGTTTCCTGGACTTCGAGGTGTCGGTGATCGGGCCCTCCCAAAGCTGGGTGGACCTGTTCGAGGGTCGGGTCATCGTGCTCGACATCAACGATAACACGCCCACCTTCCCGTCGCCCGTGCTCACCCTCACGGTAGAGGAGAACCGGCCAGTGGGCACGCTCTACCTGCTGCCCACCGCCACGGACCGTGACTTCGGCCGCAACGGCATTGAGCGCTACGAGCTGCTCCAGGAGCCCGGGGGTGGCAGCAGCGGCGGCGAAGGCCGGCGCGCCGGGCCTGCAGACAGCGCCCCCTACCCCGGGGGCGGCGGGAACGGCGCGAGCGGTGGCGGCCCAGGCGGCTCCAAGCGGCGGCTGGACGCGCCAGAGAGCGGCGGCGGGACCAACCCAGCTGGCCGCAGCAGCGTGTTCGAACTGCAGGTGGCCGATACCCCGGATGGCGAGAAGCAGCCGCAGCTGATCGTGAAGGGGGCGCTGGACCGCGAGCAGCGCGACTCCTACGAGCTTACCCTGCGAGTGCGAGACGGTGGCGACCCGCCTCGCTCCTCCCAGGCCATCCTGAGGGTGCTCATCACCGACGTGAACGACAACAGCCCCCGCTTCGAGAAGAGCGTGTACGAGGCTGACCTGGCGGAGAACAGCGCCCCGGGGACCCCCATTCTGCAGCTGCGTGCCACCGACCTGGACGTGGGGGTCAACGGGCAGATCGAGTACGTGTTCGGGGCGGCTACCGAGTCGGTGCGACGGCTGCTGCGCCTCGACGAGACGTCCGGCTGGCTCAGTGTCCTGCACCGTATCGACCGCGAGGAAGTGAACCAGCTGCGCTTCACCGTCATGGCCCGCGACCGCGGGCAGCCCCCCAAGACCGACAAGGCCACCGTGGTTCTCAATATCAAGGATGAGAACGACAACGTGCCGTCCATTGAAATCCGCAAGATTGGGCGTATCCCACTCAAGGATGGGGTGGCCAACGTGGCCGAGGACGTTCTGGTCGACACCCCCATTGCCTTGGTGCAAGTGTCCGACCGAGACCAAGGCGAGAATGGGGTGGTCACCTGCACCGTGGTGGGAGACGTGCCCTTCCAGCTCAAGCCGGCCAGCGACACAGAGGGCGACCAGAACAAGAAAAAGTATTTCCTGCACACTTCGGCCCCTTTGGACTATGAGACCAACCGGGAGTTCAACGTGGTCATAGTGGCGGTGGATTCAGGCAGCCCCAGCCTCTCCAGCAACAACTCCCTGATTGTCAAGGTGGGAGATACCAACGACAACCCTCCCGTCTTCGGACAGTCGGTGGTGGAGGTTTACTTTCCTGAGAACAACATCCCTGGCGAGAGGGTGGCCACAGTGCTGGCGACAGACGCTGACAGCGGGAAAAACGCGGAGATCGCCTACTCGCTGGACTCCTCTGTGATGGGGATTTTTGCCATCGATCCGGATTCTGGAGACATTCTTGTTAATACGGTGCTGGACCGCGAGCAGACTGACAGGTATGAGTTTAAAGTTAACGCCAAAGACAAAGGCATCCCGGTGCTGCAGGGCAGCACCACGGTGATAGTTCAGGTGGCTGACAAGAATGACAATGACCCTAAGTTTATGCAGGACGTCTTTAccttttatgtaaaagaaaacttGCAGCCCAACAGCCCCGTGGGGATGGTCACTGTGATGGATGCTGACAAGGGGCGCAATGCGGACATGAGCCTGTACATAGAGGAGAACAGTAAcattttttccattgaaaatgACACGGGGACCATTTACTCCACGACGTCTTTTGACCGGGAACATCAGACCACATATACGTTCAGAGTCAAGGCTGTGGATGGAGGAGACCCTCCCCGATCTGCCACAGCCACAGTCTCTCTCTTTGTTATGGATGAAAATGACAATGCTCCCACAATTACCCTTCCCAGAAACATTTCCTACACTTTACTGCCACCTTCAAGTAATGTCAGGACAGTGGTAGCTACAGTGTTGGCAACAGACAGTGATGATGGCATCAATGCAGACCTTAACTACAGCATTGTGGGAGGGAATCCCTTCAAGCTATTTGAGATTGATTCCACCAGTGGTGTGGTTTCCTTAGTGGGAAAACTCACCCAAAAGCATTATGGCTTGCACAGGTTGGTGGTGCAAGTGAATGACAGTGGGCAGCCTTCCCAGTCCACCACGACTCTGGTGCATGTGTTTGTCAATGAAAGTGTTTCTAATGCAACTGTGATTGACTCCCAGATAGCCAGAAGTTTGCACACCCCACTTACCCAGGATATAGCTGGTGACCCAAGCTATGAAATTAGCAAACAGAGACTCAGCATTGTCATTGGGGTGGTTGCTGGAATTATGACAGTGATTCTCATCATCTTAATTGTAGTGATGGCAAGGTACTGCCGGtcgaaaaataaaaatggctatgAAGCTGGCAAAAAAGATCACGAAGACTTTTTTACACCCCAACAGCATGACAAATCTAAAAAACctaaaaaggacaagaaaaacaaaaaatcgaAGCAGCCTCTCTACAGCAGCATTGTCACTGTAGAAGCTTCTAAACCAAATGGACAGCGGTATGATAGTGTCAATGAGAAGCTGTCAGACAGCCCTGGCATGGGCCGCTACCGATCTGTTAACGGTGGGCCTGGTAGTCCTGACCTAGCCAGGCATTACAAATCTAGTTCCCCATTGCCTACTGTCCAGCTTCACCCCCAGTCTCCAACTGCAGGGAAAAAACACCAGGCAGTACAAGATCTACCACCAGCCAACACATTTGTGGGAGCAGGAGACAACATTTCAATTGGATCTGATCACTGCTCTGAATACAGCTGTCAAACCAATAACAAGTACAGCAAACAG
- the PCDH7 gene encoding protocadherin-7 isoform X11, with amino-acid sequence MLRMRTMGWARGWCLGCCLFLPLSLSLAAAKQLLRYRLAEEGPADVRIGNVASDLGIVTGSGEVTFSLESGSEYLKIDNLTGELSTSERRIDREKLPQCQMIFDENECFLDFEVSVIGPSQSWVDLFEGRVIVLDINDNTPTFPSPVLTLTVEENRPVGTLYLLPTATDRDFGRNGIERYELLQEPGGGSSGGEGRRAGPADSAPYPGGGGNGASGGGPGGSKRRLDAPESGGGTNPAGRSSVFELQVADTPDGEKQPQLIVKGALDREQRDSYELTLRVRDGGDPPRSSQAILRVLITDVNDNSPRFEKSVYEADLAENSAPGTPILQLRATDLDVGVNGQIEYVFGAATESVRRLLRLDETSGWLSVLHRIDREEVNQLRFTVMARDRGQPPKTDKATVVLNIKDENDNVPSIEIRKIGRIPLKDGVANVAEDVLVDTPIALVQVSDRDQGENGVVTCTVVGDVPFQLKPASDTEGDQNKKKYFLHTSAPLDYETNREFNVVIVAVDSGSPSLSSNNSLIVKVGDTNDNPPVFGQSVVEVYFPENNIPGERVATVLATDADSGKNAEIAYSLDSSVMGIFAIDPDSGDILVNTVLDREQTDRYEFKVNAKDKGIPVLQGSTTVIVQVADKNDNDPKFMQDVFTFYVKENLQPNSPVGMVTVMDADKGRNADMSLYIEENSNIFSIENDTGTIYSTTSFDREHQTTYTFRVKAVDGGDPPRSATATVSLFVMDENDNAPTITLPRNISYTLLPPSSNVRTVVATVLATDSDDGINADLNYSIVGGNPFKLFEIDSTSGVVSLVGKLTQKHYGLHRLVVQVNDSGQPSQSTTTLVHVFVNESVSNATVIDSQIARSLHTPLTQDIAGDPSYEISKQRLSIVIGVVAGIMTVILIILIVVMARYCRSKNKNGYEAGKKDHEDFFTPQQHDKSKKPKKDKKNKKSKQPLYSSIVTVEASKPNGQRYDSVNEKLSDSPGMGRYRSVNGGPGSPDLARHYKSSSPLPTVQLHPQSPTAGKKHQAVQDLPPANTFVGAGDNISIGSDHCSEYSCQTNNKYSKQMRLHPYITVFG; translated from the coding sequence ATGCTGAGGATGCGGACCATGGGATGGGCGCGCGGCTGGTGCCTGGGCTGCTGTCTCTTCTTGCCGCTTTCGCTCAGCCTGGCGGCCGCCAAGCAACTCCTCCGGTACCGACTGGCGGAGGAAGGCCCAGCAGACGTCCGCATCGGCAACGTCGCCTCGGACCTGGGCATCGTGACCGGCTCGGGTGAGGTGACTTTCAGCCTGGAGTCAGGCTCGGAGTACCTGAAGATCGACAACCTCACGGGAGAGCTGAGCACGAGTGAGCGGCGCATCGACCGCGAGAAGCTGCCCCAGTGTCAGATGATCTTCGACGAAAACGAGTGTTTCCTGGACTTCGAGGTGTCGGTGATCGGGCCCTCCCAAAGCTGGGTGGACCTGTTCGAGGGTCGGGTCATCGTGCTCGACATCAACGATAACACGCCCACCTTCCCGTCGCCCGTGCTCACCCTCACGGTAGAGGAGAACCGGCCAGTGGGCACGCTCTACCTGCTGCCCACCGCCACGGACCGTGACTTCGGCCGCAACGGCATTGAGCGCTACGAGCTGCTCCAGGAGCCCGGGGGTGGCAGCAGCGGCGGCGAAGGCCGGCGCGCCGGGCCTGCAGACAGCGCCCCCTACCCCGGGGGCGGCGGGAACGGCGCGAGCGGTGGCGGCCCAGGCGGCTCCAAGCGGCGGCTGGACGCGCCAGAGAGCGGCGGCGGGACCAACCCAGCTGGCCGCAGCAGCGTGTTCGAACTGCAGGTGGCCGATACCCCGGATGGCGAGAAGCAGCCGCAGCTGATCGTGAAGGGGGCGCTGGACCGCGAGCAGCGCGACTCCTACGAGCTTACCCTGCGAGTGCGAGACGGTGGCGACCCGCCTCGCTCCTCCCAGGCCATCCTGAGGGTGCTCATCACCGACGTGAACGACAACAGCCCCCGCTTCGAGAAGAGCGTGTACGAGGCTGACCTGGCGGAGAACAGCGCCCCGGGGACCCCCATTCTGCAGCTGCGTGCCACCGACCTGGACGTGGGGGTCAACGGGCAGATCGAGTACGTGTTCGGGGCGGCTACCGAGTCGGTGCGACGGCTGCTGCGCCTCGACGAGACGTCCGGCTGGCTCAGTGTCCTGCACCGTATCGACCGCGAGGAAGTGAACCAGCTGCGCTTCACCGTCATGGCCCGCGACCGCGGGCAGCCCCCCAAGACCGACAAGGCCACCGTGGTTCTCAATATCAAGGATGAGAACGACAACGTGCCGTCCATTGAAATCCGCAAGATTGGGCGTATCCCACTCAAGGATGGGGTGGCCAACGTGGCCGAGGACGTTCTGGTCGACACCCCCATTGCCTTGGTGCAAGTGTCCGACCGAGACCAAGGCGAGAATGGGGTGGTCACCTGCACCGTGGTGGGAGACGTGCCCTTCCAGCTCAAGCCGGCCAGCGACACAGAGGGCGACCAGAACAAGAAAAAGTATTTCCTGCACACTTCGGCCCCTTTGGACTATGAGACCAACCGGGAGTTCAACGTGGTCATAGTGGCGGTGGATTCAGGCAGCCCCAGCCTCTCCAGCAACAACTCCCTGATTGTCAAGGTGGGAGATACCAACGACAACCCTCCCGTCTTCGGACAGTCGGTGGTGGAGGTTTACTTTCCTGAGAACAACATCCCTGGCGAGAGGGTGGCCACAGTGCTGGCGACAGACGCTGACAGCGGGAAAAACGCGGAGATCGCCTACTCGCTGGACTCCTCTGTGATGGGGATTTTTGCCATCGATCCGGATTCTGGAGACATTCTTGTTAATACGGTGCTGGACCGCGAGCAGACTGACAGGTATGAGTTTAAAGTTAACGCCAAAGACAAAGGCATCCCGGTGCTGCAGGGCAGCACCACGGTGATAGTTCAGGTGGCTGACAAGAATGACAATGACCCTAAGTTTATGCAGGACGTCTTTAccttttatgtaaaagaaaacttGCAGCCCAACAGCCCCGTGGGGATGGTCACTGTGATGGATGCTGACAAGGGGCGCAATGCGGACATGAGCCTGTACATAGAGGAGAACAGTAAcattttttccattgaaaatgACACGGGGACCATTTACTCCACGACGTCTTTTGACCGGGAACATCAGACCACATATACGTTCAGAGTCAAGGCTGTGGATGGAGGAGACCCTCCCCGATCTGCCACAGCCACAGTCTCTCTCTTTGTTATGGATGAAAATGACAATGCTCCCACAATTACCCTTCCCAGAAACATTTCCTACACTTTACTGCCACCTTCAAGTAATGTCAGGACAGTGGTAGCTACAGTGTTGGCAACAGACAGTGATGATGGCATCAATGCAGACCTTAACTACAGCATTGTGGGAGGGAATCCCTTCAAGCTATTTGAGATTGATTCCACCAGTGGTGTGGTTTCCTTAGTGGGAAAACTCACCCAAAAGCATTATGGCTTGCACAGGTTGGTGGTGCAAGTGAATGACAGTGGGCAGCCTTCCCAGTCCACCACGACTCTGGTGCATGTGTTTGTCAATGAAAGTGTTTCTAATGCAACTGTGATTGACTCCCAGATAGCCAGAAGTTTGCACACCCCACTTACCCAGGATATAGCTGGTGACCCAAGCTATGAAATTAGCAAACAGAGACTCAGCATTGTCATTGGGGTGGTTGCTGGAATTATGACAGTGATTCTCATCATCTTAATTGTAGTGATGGCAAGGTACTGCCGGtcgaaaaataaaaatggctatgAAGCTGGCAAAAAAGATCACGAAGACTTTTTTACACCCCAACAGCATGACAAATCTAAAAAACctaaaaaggacaagaaaaacaaaaaatcgaAGCAGCCTCTCTACAGCAGCATTGTCACTGTAGAAGCTTCTAAACCAAATGGACAGCGGTATGATAGTGTCAATGAGAAGCTGTCAGACAGCCCTGGCATGGGCCGCTACCGATCTGTTAACGGTGGGCCTGGTAGTCCTGACCTAGCCAGGCATTACAAATCTAGTTCCCCATTGCCTACTGTCCAGCTTCACCCCCAGTCTCCAACTGCAGGGAAAAAACACCAGGCAGTACAAGATCTACCACCAGCCAACACATTTGTGGGAGCAGGAGACAACATTTCAATTGGATCTGATCACTGCTCTGAATACAGCTGTCAAACCAATAACAAGTACAGCAAACAG
- the PCDH7 gene encoding protocadherin-7 isoform X12 has translation MLRMRTMGWARGWCLGCCLFLPLSLSLAAAKQLLRYRLAEEGPADVRIGNVASDLGIVTGSGEVTFSLESGSEYLKIDNLTGELSTSERRIDREKLPQCQMIFDENECFLDFEVSVIGPSQSWVDLFEGRVIVLDINDNTPTFPSPVLTLTVEENRPVGTLYLLPTATDRDFGRNGIERYELLQEPGGGSSGGEGRRAGPADSAPYPGGGGNGASGGGPGGSKRRLDAPESGGGTNPAGRSSVFELQVADTPDGEKQPQLIVKGALDREQRDSYELTLRVRDGGDPPRSSQAILRVLITDVNDNSPRFEKSVYEADLAENSAPGTPILQLRATDLDVGVNGQIEYVFGAATESVRRLLRLDETSGWLSVLHRIDREEVNQLRFTVMARDRGQPPKTDKATVVLNIKDENDNVPSIEIRKIGRIPLKDGVANVAEDVLVDTPIALVQVSDRDQGENGVVTCTVVGDVPFQLKPASDTEGDQNKKKYFLHTSAPLDYETNREFNVVIVAVDSGSPSLSSNNSLIVKVGDTNDNPPVFGQSVVEVYFPENNIPGERVATVLATDADSGKNAEIAYSLDSSVMGIFAIDPDSGDILVNTVLDREQTDRYEFKVNAKDKGIPVLQGSTTVIVQVADKNDNDPKFMQDVFTFYVKENLQPNSPVGMVTVMDADKGRNADMSLYIEENSNIFSIENDTGTIYSTTSFDREHQTTYTFRVKAVDGGDPPRSATATVSLFVMDENDNAPTITLPRNISYTLLPPSSNVRTVVATVLATDSDDGINADLNYSIVGGNPFKLFEIDSTSGVVSLVGKLTQKHYGLHRLVVQVNDSGQPSQSTTTLVHVFVNESVSNATVIDSQIARSLHTPLTQDIAGDPSYEISKQRLSIVIGVVAGIMTVILIILIVVMARYCRSKNKNGYEAGKKDHEDFFTPQQHDKSKKPKKDKKNKKSKQPLYSSIVTVEASKPNGQRYDSVNEKLSDSPGMGRYRSVNGGPGSPDLARHYKSSSPLPTVQLHPQSPTAGKKHQAVQDLPPANTFVGAGDNISIGSDHCSEYSCQTNNKYSKQIQDLFQM, from the coding sequence ATGCTGAGGATGCGGACCATGGGATGGGCGCGCGGCTGGTGCCTGGGCTGCTGTCTCTTCTTGCCGCTTTCGCTCAGCCTGGCGGCCGCCAAGCAACTCCTCCGGTACCGACTGGCGGAGGAAGGCCCAGCAGACGTCCGCATCGGCAACGTCGCCTCGGACCTGGGCATCGTGACCGGCTCGGGTGAGGTGACTTTCAGCCTGGAGTCAGGCTCGGAGTACCTGAAGATCGACAACCTCACGGGAGAGCTGAGCACGAGTGAGCGGCGCATCGACCGCGAGAAGCTGCCCCAGTGTCAGATGATCTTCGACGAAAACGAGTGTTTCCTGGACTTCGAGGTGTCGGTGATCGGGCCCTCCCAAAGCTGGGTGGACCTGTTCGAGGGTCGGGTCATCGTGCTCGACATCAACGATAACACGCCCACCTTCCCGTCGCCCGTGCTCACCCTCACGGTAGAGGAGAACCGGCCAGTGGGCACGCTCTACCTGCTGCCCACCGCCACGGACCGTGACTTCGGCCGCAACGGCATTGAGCGCTACGAGCTGCTCCAGGAGCCCGGGGGTGGCAGCAGCGGCGGCGAAGGCCGGCGCGCCGGGCCTGCAGACAGCGCCCCCTACCCCGGGGGCGGCGGGAACGGCGCGAGCGGTGGCGGCCCAGGCGGCTCCAAGCGGCGGCTGGACGCGCCAGAGAGCGGCGGCGGGACCAACCCAGCTGGCCGCAGCAGCGTGTTCGAACTGCAGGTGGCCGATACCCCGGATGGCGAGAAGCAGCCGCAGCTGATCGTGAAGGGGGCGCTGGACCGCGAGCAGCGCGACTCCTACGAGCTTACCCTGCGAGTGCGAGACGGTGGCGACCCGCCTCGCTCCTCCCAGGCCATCCTGAGGGTGCTCATCACCGACGTGAACGACAACAGCCCCCGCTTCGAGAAGAGCGTGTACGAGGCTGACCTGGCGGAGAACAGCGCCCCGGGGACCCCCATTCTGCAGCTGCGTGCCACCGACCTGGACGTGGGGGTCAACGGGCAGATCGAGTACGTGTTCGGGGCGGCTACCGAGTCGGTGCGACGGCTGCTGCGCCTCGACGAGACGTCCGGCTGGCTCAGTGTCCTGCACCGTATCGACCGCGAGGAAGTGAACCAGCTGCGCTTCACCGTCATGGCCCGCGACCGCGGGCAGCCCCCCAAGACCGACAAGGCCACCGTGGTTCTCAATATCAAGGATGAGAACGACAACGTGCCGTCCATTGAAATCCGCAAGATTGGGCGTATCCCACTCAAGGATGGGGTGGCCAACGTGGCCGAGGACGTTCTGGTCGACACCCCCATTGCCTTGGTGCAAGTGTCCGACCGAGACCAAGGCGAGAATGGGGTGGTCACCTGCACCGTGGTGGGAGACGTGCCCTTCCAGCTCAAGCCGGCCAGCGACACAGAGGGCGACCAGAACAAGAAAAAGTATTTCCTGCACACTTCGGCCCCTTTGGACTATGAGACCAACCGGGAGTTCAACGTGGTCATAGTGGCGGTGGATTCAGGCAGCCCCAGCCTCTCCAGCAACAACTCCCTGATTGTCAAGGTGGGAGATACCAACGACAACCCTCCCGTCTTCGGACAGTCGGTGGTGGAGGTTTACTTTCCTGAGAACAACATCCCTGGCGAGAGGGTGGCCACAGTGCTGGCGACAGACGCTGACAGCGGGAAAAACGCGGAGATCGCCTACTCGCTGGACTCCTCTGTGATGGGGATTTTTGCCATCGATCCGGATTCTGGAGACATTCTTGTTAATACGGTGCTGGACCGCGAGCAGACTGACAGGTATGAGTTTAAAGTTAACGCCAAAGACAAAGGCATCCCGGTGCTGCAGGGCAGCACCACGGTGATAGTTCAGGTGGCTGACAAGAATGACAATGACCCTAAGTTTATGCAGGACGTCTTTAccttttatgtaaaagaaaacttGCAGCCCAACAGCCCCGTGGGGATGGTCACTGTGATGGATGCTGACAAGGGGCGCAATGCGGACATGAGCCTGTACATAGAGGAGAACAGTAAcattttttccattgaaaatgACACGGGGACCATTTACTCCACGACGTCTTTTGACCGGGAACATCAGACCACATATACGTTCAGAGTCAAGGCTGTGGATGGAGGAGACCCTCCCCGATCTGCCACAGCCACAGTCTCTCTCTTTGTTATGGATGAAAATGACAATGCTCCCACAATTACCCTTCCCAGAAACATTTCCTACACTTTACTGCCACCTTCAAGTAATGTCAGGACAGTGGTAGCTACAGTGTTGGCAACAGACAGTGATGATGGCATCAATGCAGACCTTAACTACAGCATTGTGGGAGGGAATCCCTTCAAGCTATTTGAGATTGATTCCACCAGTGGTGTGGTTTCCTTAGTGGGAAAACTCACCCAAAAGCATTATGGCTTGCACAGGTTGGTGGTGCAAGTGAATGACAGTGGGCAGCCTTCCCAGTCCACCACGACTCTGGTGCATGTGTTTGTCAATGAAAGTGTTTCTAATGCAACTGTGATTGACTCCCAGATAGCCAGAAGTTTGCACACCCCACTTACCCAGGATATAGCTGGTGACCCAAGCTATGAAATTAGCAAACAGAGACTCAGCATTGTCATTGGGGTGGTTGCTGGAATTATGACAGTGATTCTCATCATCTTAATTGTAGTGATGGCAAGGTACTGCCGGtcgaaaaataaaaatggctatgAAGCTGGCAAAAAAGATCACGAAGACTTTTTTACACCCCAACAGCATGACAAATCTAAAAAACctaaaaaggacaagaaaaacaaaaaatcgaAGCAGCCTCTCTACAGCAGCATTGTCACTGTAGAAGCTTCTAAACCAAATGGACAGCGGTATGATAGTGTCAATGAGAAGCTGTCAGACAGCCCTGGCATGGGCCGCTACCGATCTGTTAACGGTGGGCCTGGTAGTCCTGACCTAGCCAGGCATTACAAATCTAGTTCCCCATTGCCTACTGTCCAGCTTCACCCCCAGTCTCCAACTGCAGGGAAAAAACACCAGGCAGTACAAGATCTACCACCAGCCAACACATTTGTGGGAGCAGGAGACAACATTTCAATTGGATCTGATCACTGCTCTGAATACAGCTGTCAAACCAATAACAAGTACAGCAAACAG